The following coding sequences are from one Clostridioides difficile ATCC 9689 = DSM 1296 window:
- a CDS encoding DEAD/DEAH box helicase encodes MNTFEQLKISSTLIDGLKKQDITSPTEVQSLVIGNIIQNKDLLINSQTGTGKTLAYLLPIFEKIDTSKRETQALILAPTHELVMQITNQVELLAKNAELSVTSLALIGEVNIQKQIKNIKAVKPHIVIGSCGRVLDLIKQKKLKSHNIKTIILDEVDNLLNGKNITCIEDIIRTTLRDRQIIGCSASLTDSTIKICDKLMKEFEIIKTKEKSQINPNINHSYLLGEIRDKFTFLRKALAATNPKKAIVFVNNEKNIEVLVSKLNYHNYKAIGIFGNMEKEDRKNAINKFKLGKAKILITTDLSARGLDIVDVSHVFNLDFPKSKNEYLHRCGRTARGNRSGNTISIITKKELDIIKDLQKEFNIVITPKTLQNGELIDIIK; translated from the coding sequence ATGAATACATTTGAACAATTAAAAATAAGTTCCACTCTAATAGATGGACTCAAAAAACAAGACATAACTTCTCCAACAGAAGTTCAGTCACTTGTTATAGGGAATATAATTCAAAATAAGGATTTATTGATTAATTCACAGACTGGAACAGGAAAAACACTAGCATACCTTTTACCTATATTTGAAAAAATTGATACATCAAAAAGAGAAACACAAGCTCTTATACTTGCACCTACGCATGAATTAGTAATGCAGATTACAAACCAGGTTGAATTATTGGCTAAAAATGCAGAACTCTCCGTTACTTCTTTAGCTTTAATTGGGGAGGTCAATATACAAAAACAAATAAAAAATATAAAAGCAGTAAAACCACACATAGTAATTGGCTCTTGTGGAAGAGTTTTAGACTTGATAAAACAAAAGAAACTAAAATCACATAATATAAAAACTATTATCTTAGATGAAGTGGACAATCTATTGAATGGAAAAAATATAACTTGTATAGAAGACATAATAAGAACAACGTTAAGAGATAGACAAATTATAGGATGCTCTGCAAGTCTTACTGATAGCACTATAAAAATTTGTGATAAACTTATGAAGGAGTTTGAAATAATAAAAACAAAGGAAAAATCACAAATAAATCCTAACATCAATCACTCATATTTATTAGGTGAGATAAGGGATAAATTTACTTTTCTTAGAAAGGCATTAGCAGCTACAAATCCAAAAAAAGCTATTGTATTTGTAAATAATGAAAAAAATATAGAAGTCCTAGTATCAAAACTAAATTATCATAATTACAAAGCAATAGGAATTTTTGGAAATATGGAAAAAGAAGATAGAAAGAATGCAATAAATAAATTTAAACTTGGTAAAGCAAAGATTTTAATTACAACTGATTTATCTGCTCGTGGACTAGATATTGTGGATGTAAGTCATGTTTTTAACTTGGATTTTCCAAAAAGTAAAAATGAATACCTGCATAGATGTGGTCGAACTGCTAGAGGAAATCGAAGTGGTAACACAATCTCAATAATAACAAAAAAAGAATTAGATATTATAAAAGATTTGCAAAAAGAGTTCAATATAGTAATTACACCTAAAACTTTACAAAATGGAGAACTAATAGACATTATTAAATAA
- a CDS encoding ABC transporter ATP-binding protein, with protein MLKVINVSKSYKNKKVVSSVSFDVNDGELFGFIGHNGAGKTTTIKAIVGIHDFEEGEVLINSKSIKKQPVECKKEMAYIPDNPDLYESLTGIQYLNFIADIFEVAKDKREELIKYYSNKFELNKALGDLISSYSHGMKQKLAIISALIHSPKILILDEPFVGLDPKASFILKEIMREFCDKGGCIFFSTHVLEVAEKICDKIAIIKDGNIIAYGTTEEVKGSNSLESIFMELIEK; from the coding sequence ATGTTAAAAGTAATCAATGTATCTAAATCATATAAAAATAAAAAAGTAGTAAGTAGTGTCTCATTTGATGTAAATGATGGAGAGCTTTTTGGGTTTATAGGACATAATGGAGCAGGTAAAACTACTACTATTAAAGCAATTGTTGGAATACACGATTTTGAAGAGGGAGAGGTACTAATAAATTCTAAATCTATAAAAAAACAGCCTGTTGAATGTAAAAAGGAAATGGCATATATACCTGATAATCCAGATTTATACGAGTCATTAACTGGTATACAATACCTTAATTTTATAGCTGACATATTTGAAGTTGCCAAAGATAAAAGAGAAGAGTTAATAAAATATTATTCAAATAAGTTTGAACTCAATAAAGCATTAGGAGATTTAATATCTTCATATTCACATGGTATGAAACAAAAATTAGCTATAATTTCGGCTTTGATACACAGCCCAAAAATCTTAATTCTTGATGAACCTTTTGTAGGTCTTGACCCAAAAGCTTCCTTTATATTGAAGGAAATTATGAGGGAGTTTTGTGACAAAGGTGGTTGTATATTTTTCTCAACACACGTTTTAGAAGTTGCTGAAAAAATTTGTGATAAGATTGCCATAATAAAAGATGGAAATATAATTGCTTATGGAACTACAGAAGAAGTTAAGGGAAGTAATTCACTTGAAAGTATTTTCATGGAATTAATAGAGAAATAA
- a CDS encoding NCS2 family permease: MQTTNSSTMQKLFPILTNKNVDMKKEIIAGVTTFLTMAYIIAVNPNILSETGMPAGALVTGTCLAAAFGCILMGVVANLPFALASGMGLNAFFAYTVVLQMGVPWEVALTAVFVEGIIFIVLSVSGVREAVVNAIPKNMKLAVTGGIGIFIALIGLVNSGIVIGDQATLIKMGRFTPAVIITCVGLIIIAVLDKKRVKGSILFGIVVSSLLAWAFAFINPEYAQKLGIYLPGGLFKFESLAPIAGKIDLGYVLHPTNIGGFLVVVCTFLFVDFFDTVGTLVGVCSKANMLDEKGNVPNVGRALLTDAVATTVGAGLGVSTVTTYVESSTGVIAGGRTGWTAITVGILFLAAMFFSPVFIAIPSCATAPALIYVGYLMLGTVKDIEFDNITEGVPAFVTIACMALTYSIGDGLTLGILTYVFVNIFYNIFGAKKAEDKKHVSVVMIVLAILFIIKLWLL, translated from the coding sequence ATGCAAACAACAAACAGTAGTACTATGCAGAAACTTTTTCCAATTTTGACTAATAAAAATGTCGACATGAAGAAGGAAATAATTGCAGGAGTAACTACTTTTTTAACTATGGCTTATATAATAGCTGTAAATCCAAATATTTTATCTGAGACAGGCATGCCTGCAGGTGCACTTGTTACAGGTACTTGTTTAGCAGCAGCATTTGGATGTATTTTAATGGGTGTAGTTGCTAACCTTCCTTTTGCTTTAGCATCAGGTATGGGTCTTAATGCATTTTTTGCATATACAGTAGTTTTACAAATGGGTGTTCCTTGGGAAGTAGCTCTTACAGCAGTATTTGTAGAAGGTATTATTTTTATAGTATTATCAGTAAGTGGAGTTCGTGAGGCTGTTGTAAATGCGATACCAAAAAATATGAAATTAGCTGTTACAGGTGGTATAGGAATATTTATTGCACTTATAGGTCTAGTTAACAGTGGAATTGTTATTGGAGACCAAGCCACTCTTATCAAAATGGGTAGATTTACACCAGCAGTAATAATAACTTGTGTAGGATTAATAATTATTGCTGTATTAGATAAAAAAAGAGTTAAAGGTTCTATACTTTTTGGAATAGTAGTGAGTTCATTACTTGCTTGGGCATTTGCTTTTATAAATCCAGAGTATGCACAAAAATTAGGTATATATTTACCTGGTGGATTATTTAAATTCGAAAGTTTAGCACCAATAGCAGGTAAAATAGATTTAGGATATGTACTACATCCAACAAATATAGGTGGTTTTTTAGTAGTAGTTTGTACATTTTTATTTGTTGATTTTTTTGATACAGTAGGTACATTAGTTGGTGTTTGTTCTAAAGCAAACATGTTAGATGAAAAAGGGAATGTTCCTAATGTAGGTAGAGCCTTACTTACAGATGCGGTTGCAACTACAGTTGGTGCAGGACTTGGAGTATCTACAGTTACAACTTATGTTGAGAGTTCAACAGGAGTTATCGCAGGTGGAAGAACTGGATGGACAGCAATAACAGTTGGAATTTTATTCTTAGCTGCAATGTTTTTCTCTCCTGTATTTATAGCAATTCCATCATGTGCTACAGCACCAGCTTTAATATATGTTGGATATTTAATGCTTGGTACAGTTAAGGATATAGAGTTTGATAATATAACTGAAGGTGTTCCAGCTTTTGTTACTATTGCTTGTATGGCATTAACATATAGTATAGGTGATGGTTTAACTTTAGGTATATTAACTTATGTTTTCGTAAATATATTTTATAATATATTTGGAGCTAAAAAGGCAGAAGACAAAAAACATGTTTCTGTAGTAATGATTGTTCTGGCAATATTATTTATAATAAAACTTTGGCTACTATAA